In Arachis stenosperma cultivar V10309 chromosome 1, arast.V10309.gnm1.PFL2, whole genome shotgun sequence, one DNA window encodes the following:
- the LOC130975851 gene encoding uncharacterized protein LOC130975851, with amino-acid sequence MGLINGLRERPFSQSISKRHPNSLNDVQERAKKYINMEENARLREPSWRLGHLHQPKEKEREPKRKEEVGPEKPRRYHNYTPLRVSLMDVYRKICHTEKLLPPHPIKNKKGGSRSEYCEYHKLYGHSTNDFYDLKNMIEKLGREGRMDRYLMERSDNHEKKKRDDEYLNQRGMPPQTPERHIHMISRGFAGGGLTKSSQKRHLKEVYQIGNDGPDFPTISFTREDGQGIVLGHDNPVVITMILANAHLHRTLVDQDSSTDILFKPAFDKLGLDENELKAYPDTLFGLGDSPINPLGFISQYTTFGKGLKSKTLNIDFIVVDVTSAYNALIGRTTLNWLGAVVSTPHLCMKFPTKDGIATIRGDKKLARKCYNESLNLRKKG; translated from the coding sequence ATGGGACTGATCAATGGGCTCCGAGAAAGACCTTTCTcccaatctatatcaaaaagACATCCAAATTCTTTGAATGATGTACAAGAACGAGCCAAAAAATACATCAATATGGAAGAAAATGCCAGACTACGAGAGCCGAGCTGGCGACTAGGACACCTTCACCAGCCAAAGGAAAAAGAGAGGGAGCccaagagaaaagaagaagtcggacctgaGAAGCCTAGAAGGTACCACAATTATACACCATTACGAGTTTCCCTCATGGATGTTTATAGGAAAATTTGTCACACCGAGAAGCTTCTTCCCCCACACcctatcaaaaataaaaagggcGGAAGCCGTAGTGAATATTGCGAGTACCACAAGCTGTACGGGCATTCCACGAACGATTTTTATGAcctaaaaaatatgattgaaaagctGGGCAGGGAAGGTCGGATGgacagatatctcatggaaaggtcggATAATCacgaaaaaaagaagagagacgACGAATACCTCAACCAAAGAGGTATGCCCCCACAGACTCCAGAACGGCACATTCACATGATATCAAGAGGATTCGCTGGAGGGGGGCTGACCAAGTCGTCTCAGAAGAGACATTTAAAAGAAGTCTACCAGATCGGGAACGATGGGCCCGACTTCCCAACAATATCCTTCACCAGAGAAGATGGGCAGGGGATTGTACTCGGGCATGACAACCCAGTAGTGATCACCATGATCCTTGCCAATGCTCACTTGCACAGAACTCTAGTGGACCAGGACAGCTCAACCGACATATTATTTAAGCCAGCATTCGATAAGTTGGGATTAGATGAGAatgagctaaaagcctatccagACACCCTCTTCGGGTTAGGAGATTCTCCCATTAACCCATTGGGCTTCATCTCCCAATATACAACTTTTGGAAAGGGATTGAAGTCCAAAACTTTAAACATCGACTTCATCGTCGTAGATGTGACTTCGGCTTATAATGCATTGATTGGGAGGACAACCCTAAACTGGTTAGGAGCAGTCGTCTCCACTCCTCATCTTTGCATGAAATTTCCAACGAAAGATGGAATTGCCACCATCAGAGGAGATAAAAAATTGGCAAGAAAGTGCTATAATGAGAGCCTGAACCTCCGAAAAAAGGGGTAA